A region from the Panicum hallii strain FIL2 chromosome 1, PHallii_v3.1, whole genome shotgun sequence genome encodes:
- the LOC112901706 gene encoding probable galacturonosyltransferase 9, with the protein MAGGRASARRRAVVAAVTTLILLASVSFLLSATATSSAAANSPASRLAVVQRHAEDHAAVLAAYTAHARHLSALSASQTDAFLSISSRLSALASRLSVSTVGALEKEVKAQVKRARSLAGAAKEAFDTQSKIQKLSDTIFAVGQQLLRARRAGVLNARIAAWSTPKSLHCLAMRLLEARLANASAVPDDPPVLPPQFADPSLHHYAVFSDNVLAVSVVVASAARAAAEPSRHVFHVVTAPMYLPAFRVWFARRPPPLGAHVQLLSVSDFPFLNASYSPVLRQIEDGNRDVALLDYLRFYLPEMFPALRRVVLLEDDVVVQRDLAGLWRVDMGAAVNAALHTCFGGFRRYGKYLNFSDPVVQESFSPRACAWSYGVNVFDLQAWRREQCTEQFHRFMEMNENGTLWDPASVLPVGLMTFYGKTKPLDKSWHVMGLGYNPHIRPEDISGAAVIHFNGNMKPWLDVAFNQYKNLWTKHVDTEMEFLTLCNFGL; encoded by the exons ATGGCCGGCGGCAGGGCATCCGCACGGCGTCGCGCGGTGGTCGCGGCCGTCACCACGCTGATCCTCCTCGCCTCCGTCTCGTTCCTCCTGTCCGCCACGGCcaccagctccgccgccgcaaaCTCCCCAGCCTCGCGCCTGGCCGTCGTCCAGCGGCACGCCGAGGACCACGCGGCCGTCCTGGCGGCCTACACGGCCCACGCGCGCCACCTCAGCGCGCTCTCGGCCTCCCAGACGGACGCCTTCCTCTCCATCTCGTCGCGCCTCTCCGCCCTAGCCTCCCGCCTCTCCGTCTCCACCGTGGGGGCCCTGGAGAAGGAGGTCAAGGCCCAGGTCAAGCGCGCGCGctccctcgccggcgccgccaagGAGGCGTTCGACACGCAGTCCAAGATCCAGAAGCTCTCCGACACCATATTCGCCGTGGGGCAGcagctcctccgcgcccgccgcgcggGCGTGCTCAATGCCCGCATCGCCGCGTGGTCCACGCCCAAGTCGCTCCACTGCCTCGCCATGCGCCTCCTCGAGGCCCGCCTCGCCAACGCCTCCGCCGTCCCCGACGACCCGCCCGTCCTGCCGCCGCAGTTCGCCGACCCGTCGCTCCATCACTACGCCGTCTTCTCCGACAACGTGCTCGCCGTCTCCGTCGTGGTGGCCtccgcggcgcgcgcggccgccgagCCCTCGCGCCACGTCTTCCACGTGGTCACCGCGCCCATGTACCTCCCGGCGTTCCGCGTCTGGttcgcgcgccgcccgccgccgctcggcgcgCACGTGCAGCTCCTCTCCGTCTCCGACTTCCCGTTCCTCAACGCCTCCTACTCGCCGGTCCTCAGGCAGATCGAGGACGGGAACAGGGACGTGGCGCTGCTGGACTACCTCCGGTTCTACCTCCCGGAGATGTTCCCGGCGCTGCGGAGGGTGGTGCTCCTGGAGGACGACGTGGTGGTGCAGAGGGACCTGGCGGGGCTGTGGCGCGTCGACATGGGCGCCGCCGTGAACGCCGCGCTGCACACATGCTTCGGAGGGTTCCGGCGCTACGGCAAGTACCTCAACTTCTCCGACCCCGTCGTCCAGGAGAGCTTCAGCCCCCGCGCGTGCGCCTGGTCCTACGGCGTCAACGTCTTCGACCTCCAGGCGTGGCGCCGGGAGCAATGCACCGAGCAGTTCCACCGCTTTATGGAAATG AATGAGAATGGGACGCTCTGGGATCCGGCGTCTGTTCTGCCGGTCGGGCTCATGACGTTCTACGGCAAGACGAAGCCGCTGGACAAGTCATGGCACGTGATGGGGCTCGGGTACAACCCGCACATCAGGCCTGAGGACATCAGCGGGGCTGCCGTGATACACTTCAACGGGAACATGAAGCCATGGCTGGACGTCGCGTTCAACCAGTACAAGAACCTCTGGACCAAGCACGTCGACACCGAGATGGAGTTCCTGACGCTCTGCAACTTTGGACTCTGA
- the LOC112879900 gene encoding uncharacterized protein LOC112879900, which produces MVRKLRRKGAASAAPTPKADAPGPTKPDKFKKRAVKTDPEKVKAAAAESAGTAEASASAPSPAPKPVEASPAAASGADKGGVAPSKREDRKANRKESMKGREEEKGKGEDRKTNRKEMNNGREEERVRREEKRRRTTGNEEEEDDDEKGFIFMCSARTKPECYRSGVFGLPRGKMDVVEKIRPGAKLFLYDFDLKLMYGVYRADTRGGLDLVRHAFEGKFPAQVKFSIDIDCLPVPESSFRHAIKENYNSKGRFTQELSPKQVHRLLETFKPIGLSQPTPQHIEETRHPRIVEDRRELYDYEERRVPHHVEERGTPVHALAYPPEDHYKITHSLRPPLLDEPRHIMVLDPYHMQEPQHVPPKYYHQVATGSLNREPHMAILHERTAAEPTARDPVLARDYGALPGELAARSECVDELYRSYKLSTRAMDLYQRPSYASSSYENSASLYSESPQRPVVTRVRGPSVPVSTRYSFLGPPTYR; this is translated from the exons ATGGTGAGGAAGCTCAGGCGCAagggcgccgcctccgccgcgccgacGCCCAAGGCCGACGCCCCCGGGCCGACCAAGCCCGACAAGTTTAAGAAGAGGGCGGTGAAAACCGATCCGGAGAAGGTGAAGGCGGCCGCCGCTGAATCCGCGGGCACCGCCGAGGCGTCTGCTTCGGCGCCGTCACCCGCGCCGAAGCCGGTCGAGGCGAGTCCGGCGGCGGCCTCAGGGGCTGACAAAGGTGGGGTCGCTCCGAGCAAAAGGGAGGATAGGAAAGCGAATCGAAAGGAGTCGAtgaaggggagagaggaggagaaggggaaggGGGAGGACAGGAAGACGAACAGGAAGGAGATGAATAATGGGAGGGAAGAGGAGAGGGTGAGGAGGgaagagaagaggaggaggacgacggggaacgaggaagaggaagatgatgatgagaaGGGGTTTATATTCATGTGCAGCGCGAGGACGAAGCCGGAGTGCTACCGGAGCGGCGTGTTTGGCCTGCCCAGGGGGAAGATGGATGTGGTGGAGAAGATCCGGCCAGGAGCGAAGCTGTTCTTGTATGATTTTGACCTCAAGCTAATGTACGGGGTGTACAGGGCGGATACGAGGGGAGGCTTGGATCTTGTGCGACATGCATTCGAGGGGAAGTTCCCTGCGCAG GTCAAATTTAGCATTGACATAGATTGTCTTCCTGTTCCTGAGAGTAGTTTTAGGCACGCCATTAAAGAAAACTACAATTCAAAAGGCAGGTTCACCCAAGAGCTCAGCCCTAAACAG GTTCATAGGCTATTGGAAACTTTCAAGCCTATTGGCCTTTCTCAACCAACTCCACAACATATTGAAGAAACACGCCATCCACGTATTGTTGAAGATAGGCGAGAACTGTATGACTACGAAGAAAGACGAGTACCACACCATGTTGAAGAAAGGGGCACACCTGTTCATGCCCTTGCATATCCTCCTGAGGATCATTACAAGATTACACATTCATTACGCCCTCCACTTCTTGATGAGCCTAGGCATATTATGGTGCTAGATCCTTATCATATGCAAGAGCCTCAACATGTTCCTCCTAAGTATTATCACCAAGTGGCTACTGGTTCTTTAAACCGTGAACCTCATATGGCTATTCTGCATGAAAG AACTGCAGCTGAGCCAACTGCTAGAGATCCAGTTCTTGCAAGAGATTATGGAGCACTGCCAGGGGAGCTTGCTGCACGCTCTGAATGTGTGGATGAGCTATACCGTTCTTACAAACTTTCTACACGTGCCATGGACCTCTATCAAAGACCATCCTACGCGAGTTCTTCTTATGAGAACTCGGCAAGTCTTTACAGCGAAAGCCCTCAGAGGCCTGTTGTTACAAGGGTTAGGGGGCCTAGTGTGCCTGTGTCCACCCGTTACTCCTTCCTTGGTCCACCAACATATAGATGA
- the LOC112875260 gene encoding putative NAC domain-containing protein 94 isoform X1 produces MDEIRSDDMEKQDEVILPGFRFHPTDEELVRFYLKRKIQQKSLPIELIRQLDIYKYDPWDLPKLASTGEKEWYFYCPRDRKYRNSTRPNRVTGAGFWKATGTDRPIYSSDGSKCIGLKKSLVFYKGRAAKGVKTDWMMHEFRLPSLTDPSLPPKKPLEKTIHPNDSWAICRIFKKTNSTAQRALSHSWVLPPLSSTNENYMRPSSQATQRSHHSSENTSSTMTDIVSSTIQFNGSNYTPSILSSSRNPLSIIGSSRPAASLVLPPSGAEHHTMSVLSAIPLDLPAGMDITSMVLNASPTTLQNQDRIPTNIEFGQPHCTNNSIIMANRCTVDLPDIGNSANSFPRSINFPFNLQGALPDDWRMTLPWDSLPCTTEVSMNNQPTKCYT; encoded by the exons ATGGATGAGATCAGAAGTGATGACATGGAGAAGCAAGATGAAGTTATCTTACCTGGCTTTAGATTTCATCCAACAGATGAAGAGCTCGTCAGGTTCTACCTTAAAAGAAAAATCCAGCAGAAGTCTCTCCCGATTGAGCTCATCAGGCAGCTGGATATCTACAAGTATGATCCATGGGATCTCCCAA AACTAGCGAGTACTGGAGAGAAGGAATGGTATTTCTACTGTCCAAGGGATAGGAAgtaccggaacagcacaaggccGAACAGGGTAACTGGAGCAGGTTTCTGGAAAGCCACTGGAACTGATAGGCCAATCTACTCTTCTGATGGGAGCAAGTGCATCGGCTTGAAGAAGTCTCTTGTCTTCTACAAAGGTAGAGCAGCCAAAGGGGTCAAAACTGACTGGATGATGCATGAATTTCGGCTGCCTTCACTCACTGACCCATCATTGCCACCGAAGAAACCACTTGAGAAGACCATTCACCCAAAT GATTCCTGGGCGATTTGCAGGATTTTCAAAAAGACCAATTCAACAGCGCAGAGAGCGCTCTCACACTCATGGGTGTTACCTCCATTATCCAGCACAAATGAGAACTACATGCGTCCTTCCTCGCAGGCTACACAGAGAAGTCATCACAGCTCAGAGAACACATCGTCTACAATGACTGACATCGTTTCCTCCACTATCCAGTTCAATGGCAGCAATTACACGCCTTCAATACTTTCCTCTAGCCGCAACCCTCTGAGCATCATTGGCAGCAGCAGGCCGGCTGCATCCCTTGTGCTTCCCCCATCAGGTGCAGAGCATCACACCATGAGTGTCCTCTCAGCAATCCCGCTTGATCTTCCAGCGGGGATGGACATCACATCCATGGTCCTCAATGCATCGCCCACTACACTCCAGAACCAAGATAGGATCCCCACAAACATCGAgtttggccaaccacactgtaCCAACAACAGCATTATCATGGCCAACAGATGCACGGTTGATTTGCCTGACATCGGCAACAGTGCCAACAGCTTTCCACGGTCAATCAACTTTCCGTTCAACCTGCAAGGAGCACTGCCTGATGACTGGAGGATGACATTGCCTTGGGACTCTCTCCCTTGCACAACTGAGGTCTCAATGAATAACCAACCGACCAAGTGTTATACTTAG
- the LOC112875260 gene encoding putative NAC domain-containing protein 94 isoform X2 — protein sequence MDEIRSDDMEKQDEVILPGFRFHPTDEELVRFYLKRKIQQKSLPIELIRQLDIYKYDPWDLPTSTGEKEWYFYCPRDRKYRNSTRPNRVTGAGFWKATGTDRPIYSSDGSKCIGLKKSLVFYKGRAAKGVKTDWMMHEFRLPSLTDPSLPPKKPLEKTIHPNDSWAICRIFKKTNSTAQRALSHSWVLPPLSSTNENYMRPSSQATQRSHHSSENTSSTMTDIVSSTIQFNGSNYTPSILSSSRNPLSIIGSSRPAASLVLPPSGAEHHTMSVLSAIPLDLPAGMDITSMVLNASPTTLQNQDRIPTNIEFGQPHCTNNSIIMANRCTVDLPDIGNSANSFPRSINFPFNLQGALPDDWRMTLPWDSLPCTTEVSMNNQPTKCYT from the exons ATGGATGAGATCAGAAGTGATGACATGGAGAAGCAAGATGAAGTTATCTTACCTGGCTTTAGATTTCATCCAACAGATGAAGAGCTCGTCAGGTTCTACCTTAAAAGAAAAATCCAGCAGAAGTCTCTCCCGATTGAGCTCATCAGGCAGCTGGATATCTACAAGTATGATCCATGGGATCTCCCAA CGAGTACTGGAGAGAAGGAATGGTATTTCTACTGTCCAAGGGATAGGAAgtaccggaacagcacaaggccGAACAGGGTAACTGGAGCAGGTTTCTGGAAAGCCACTGGAACTGATAGGCCAATCTACTCTTCTGATGGGAGCAAGTGCATCGGCTTGAAGAAGTCTCTTGTCTTCTACAAAGGTAGAGCAGCCAAAGGGGTCAAAACTGACTGGATGATGCATGAATTTCGGCTGCCTTCACTCACTGACCCATCATTGCCACCGAAGAAACCACTTGAGAAGACCATTCACCCAAAT GATTCCTGGGCGATTTGCAGGATTTTCAAAAAGACCAATTCAACAGCGCAGAGAGCGCTCTCACACTCATGGGTGTTACCTCCATTATCCAGCACAAATGAGAACTACATGCGTCCTTCCTCGCAGGCTACACAGAGAAGTCATCACAGCTCAGAGAACACATCGTCTACAATGACTGACATCGTTTCCTCCACTATCCAGTTCAATGGCAGCAATTACACGCCTTCAATACTTTCCTCTAGCCGCAACCCTCTGAGCATCATTGGCAGCAGCAGGCCGGCTGCATCCCTTGTGCTTCCCCCATCAGGTGCAGAGCATCACACCATGAGTGTCCTCTCAGCAATCCCGCTTGATCTTCCAGCGGGGATGGACATCACATCCATGGTCCTCAATGCATCGCCCACTACACTCCAGAACCAAGATAGGATCCCCACAAACATCGAgtttggccaaccacactgtaCCAACAACAGCATTATCATGGCCAACAGATGCACGGTTGATTTGCCTGACATCGGCAACAGTGCCAACAGCTTTCCACGGTCAATCAACTTTCCGTTCAACCTGCAAGGAGCACTGCCTGATGACTGGAGGATGACATTGCCTTGGGACTCTCTCCCTTGCACAACTGAGGTCTCAATGAATAACCAACCGACCAAGTGTTATACTTAG
- the LOC112879911 gene encoding sphinganine C4-monooxygenase 1-like, translating to MGIGAASDELLGTFVPIAVYWLYSGLYVALDGVGRLDGYRLHTREEAAAKNVVSKAAVVRGVLVQQAFQVAVSLTLFAVIGDESGTGQKQPPALVIVLQFITAMVVMDTWQYFMHRYMHINKFLYKHIHSKHHTLVVPYSFGALYNHPLEGLILDTIGGALSFLVSGMTPRTSIFFFSFATIKTVDDHCGLWLPGNILQALFSNNSAYHDIHHQLYGNKYNFSQPFFVMWDKILGTYMPYSIEQRKGGGVESRPAKLD from the exons ATGGGGATTGGGGCGGCGTCGGACGAGCTGCTGGGCACGTTCGTGCCGATCGCCGTGTACTGGCTCTACTCGGGGCTCTATGTCGCGCTGGACGGGGTGGGGCGGCTTGACGGGTACCGGCTGCACACCAGGGAGGAGGCCGCCGCCAAGAACGTCGTCTCCAAGGCCGCCGTCGTGAGGGGCGTCCTCGTCCAGCAGGCCTTCCAGGTCGCCGTCTCGCTCACCCTCTTCGCG GTTATTGGTGATGAGAGTGGTACTGGACAGAAACAACCTCCTGCTCTTGTGATAGTGTTGCAGTTTATAACTGCAATGGTTGTTATGGACACATGGCAGTACTTCATGCACAGATACATGCACATTAACAAGTTTCTGTATAAGCACATCCATTCAAAGCACCACACTCTTGTAGTCCCTTATTCCTTTGGAGCTCTTTACAACCATCCTCTTGAGGGCCTTATTTTGGACACCATTGGTGGTGCACTCTCGTTTCTCGTCTCTGGTATGACTCCACGGACATCCATATTCTTTTTCTCCTTTGCTACCATCAAGACAGTGGACGATCATTGCGGGTTGTGGCTTCCTGGTAACATCCTCCAGGCACTGTTCAGCAACAACAGTGCTTATCATGACATTCACCACCAGCTCTATGGCAACAAGTACAACTTTTCACAACCCTTTTTTGTGATGTGGGACAAGATACTTGGAACTTACATG